The following are from one region of the Pseudobacteriovorax antillogorgiicola genome:
- a CDS encoding alpha-E domain-containing protein, with protein MLSRVAESIYWMNRYVERAENVARFLHVNLHLMLDYPGESPQQQWEPLVTTSGDDEDFFKRYGVASEENVIRFLTFDEENPNSIISCLHAARENGRTIQDTISSEMWEHLNQFYLMVEKHSRKKTVRSLHDFYSSVKNASHLYVGLAETTMSHGEGWHFGKLGRLLERADKTARILDVKYFILLPKLDDVNTPYDSLFWSALLKSASAFEMYRKRFHKIFHHDVADFLIFDPKFPRSLYCCTLMAQHSMNMIQQKMPETPPAALELEKLLRSFQTNDIDFIVNNGLHEFIDTFQYNLNIVGREIQNSFFALKPIEVEQSYRNCC; from the coding sequence ATGCTAAGCCGGGTTGCGGAATCAATATACTGGATGAATCGCTATGTCGAGCGTGCTGAAAATGTTGCTCGGTTTCTTCATGTGAACTTGCACCTCATGCTCGATTATCCCGGGGAAAGCCCGCAACAGCAGTGGGAACCCCTTGTGACCACATCAGGTGATGACGAAGATTTTTTTAAGCGTTACGGTGTGGCGAGCGAAGAGAATGTCATTCGCTTTCTAACTTTTGATGAAGAAAACCCTAACTCCATCATATCCTGTCTTCACGCAGCCCGCGAAAACGGTCGGACGATTCAAGATACGATATCTTCGGAGATGTGGGAGCATCTCAATCAGTTTTATCTCATGGTTGAAAAACACAGCCGAAAAAAGACGGTGCGAAGCCTCCATGATTTCTATTCCAGCGTGAAAAATGCCAGCCATCTCTATGTTGGGCTGGCGGAAACAACCATGTCTCACGGTGAAGGGTGGCACTTTGGAAAGCTAGGTCGACTTCTAGAAAGAGCTGATAAAACAGCTCGGATATTGGATGTGAAGTACTTTATCCTTCTGCCAAAGTTAGATGATGTGAATACTCCATATGATAGCCTATTTTGGAGTGCTTTACTGAAATCTGCCAGTGCCTTTGAAATGTATCGCAAGCGATTTCATAAAATCTTTCATCATGACGTCGCTGACTTTTTGATCTTTGATCCTAAATTTCCTCGATCCCTTTATTGCTGCACCTTGATGGCTCAGCATTCGATGAACATGATCCAGCAAAAAATGCCAGAAACGCCTCCGGCTGCGTTGGAACTTGAAAAGCTGTTGAGAAGTTTTCAGACAAATGATATTGACTTTATCGTTAATAATGGCTTGCATGAATTTATCGATACCTTTCAATATAACTTGAATATTGTCGGCCGGGAGATTCAGAATTCATTTTTTGCTTTGAAGCCAATTGAAGTAGAGCAGTCTTATCGCAACTGTTGCTGA